The window ccttacgcttataaactcctttataagccgttcaacacattgaactattttacttctcaacgagatctagaaagctagtacttgtgtggccctcaatggttcactgatacaactagccgtgggttcacatctctatgtgattcggactaaacatgtccttatatgagcataccccaattgcttcattcttacttatcaactccttgataataagaacgtcagaactcaagtctaatagtatccaaccaatcatgttaaacgcctagcagcatcgcttacatgattcccgaggtatcaaatgatagtgcctgcaagaactattcaattatggttagagtacagtacggtcccttcaactcatatatcccgaccgattcgacaaccattggtatatcgagagttgtcaatgaatcgatactatgtgtcatgtcgtagttgcatcgatggtgtaatctatgaaacccctttcacaattaccaccatattctggccagagatttcaacctacatacacatgataacacataggatatccatacccgaaggtaagcggtgaatccccgactacaatgcatcgactcctatatgtttcgacatgacacccaaccttgccacctgatgaccctataagagtcggtaaacaagtcaaagtgaaacgctagcacatagagtctcaattttgtcccgggtcataaggactaatggtgtacaaccataaaccaggacttttccactcgataagtgagaaccacttgggaagtccttttatggagggttgttcagtgcactctacaaggagcacctatctgcatgttcggacatcacaatgtcccctaccaatgaaacatggtactcacatcgcagatactagtctcgaactcgagcggcctatatccttcttagtggcggctgaatcgactaggaaccgtttagaatatacagtattccaaatatgagtttcatgatacccatcatatgagcatctcatattctttctactatttgtatattcaagggctttatctatgcaactagcatgggtatacagataaagatttgccaaaacaataatttcaaatattttaataaagattgcttatacatagagtttcattgtgaacactcggccaacacttggctcgacgggcacctactctaacatacacaacatcacatacaAACCCACCTTCATTCTACATCGATCACCCAACAACCACAACACCAAACCAACAATCAACAAATCAAAAGCGGAGTCACCGTATACAAGAACAGTAAGtaaacgtgtatgcgggaaaggggtccgactgaagtgcaatTACATAAACGTTtatgcgggaaaggggtccgactgaagtgcaaCGCATAATGTTAGGGGCGAGGAAGTTGTCTTGAGTGGATGCAGCATGTAAGAGCACATAAGATCACATAAGAGTTAAAATGTACCTGTGGTTCGGGAAATTCCAAAAATAAACATCAAGGCATGAATATCAAATGTACCAAAGAACCGAGGCCAACTCATGGCCAATCTTTGACCCATGATCACCTGCTAGAAATAGACATATCGATGTGTACAAGAAAACCACTACATCTATGAAGAAATATTCAGAAAACCAATTGATACTGATGTATACTACAGGGCCAAACAATGGCCACTCTACCGAACCTACAAAGTAAATGCTAATTAATGGCCTAATAATACCAAATCCAAAATTCCCCACAAAACCAGGTGTCAAAAGAGTTAGCCCAACTACACAGATAAACCAATCGCCCATCCTTTGGTTTCTCGGATACAAAGTCATACGAAGCGAAAAAGGAAATTTCAATTCAATCAAGGCGAATCGACACCTTTCGGGGAGCCAAGAAACACTGAGTAACAATTCAAGAAAAGGGAAGAGAAAAATACCCATGGCCGTGGTGAGTGAAATTGGCCGCCCCAAGAAATCCACGGGAGCAGACGCAACAACCGGGGAAGTCAGCAAGGGCACGAGTTGTGTGGGATGAGCAAAGACGCCAAGAAGAGTGTCTAAAGTTTATATAGCGGCTGCCAAGGGACGACCCGAACCGAGTGGGGAGTTAACCTGTGCCGAGGGAAACTGTCCAGCACCCATTTGAGAGCCCATAGACGACCCAGAGACAGCAAGGAACGGATTGGGGCCGCTATTGGAGCCGGCGAACGCCACGGGCAAtgtggcagcagcagtagcgGGGGCAGAGGAGGCACCCGCAACGTTGGAGTCAGAAAGGAGCGTCGATATGGAATCTTGGGCCATACCATGTCCTTGGGTGACGGTGAAACCAGCGGAGGGGACAGAAACTTCGACTTAGGGAGAAACGACGACCGCAACACTCAATCCCAGTGGAGGCGACGGAGCCAATTTTCGAGCCATACAGAGATGTCAAGCGACAACAGTGGGGAGGAGATGACGGTGAAAGAAGGGACTAGCGAAGCGTCGTGCGTCCACTTTAGCAGCGGGGAGCGATTTGACGAAAAGGCAGAGAGCGATTTGACGAAGAGGCGGGGAAGCTAGACGATTTGAATCATAAGATGAATAAAATGAGCCCAATGGTTTAAAACGCATATATGAATTGGGCTTTGGGTGAACGGCCCATTGATACAAAGCCAATTCACATATAAATGATTATGGGCCATTGCAAATAAACAAATTGGACCTGGATTAGATACAAGCATTTTGGCCCACAGGCCAATGCTTGCGGGAGGCAATTGTTTGggctaaaataattataaacccAGTTAAATTATAAAAcccaattaaattatataagcCCATAACTGACTAATTCATAATCGATTAAAAACTGGTCACGGAGCGCGGAAGAGGAAGAAGAACGTGGGAGGATAGGTAGAAATCATTGCATGAGTGGGAAAGATCATGGGCTTATGGGGAGTGGAGAATAACCACATGGCTGCTGGAAAGAAAAAGACATCGGCAAACGCAACAAGACAGACAACTCAACTCTACACAGACAAAAATTCTGCAAAAATCTCTCTACTAAATTTCCAATCTTCAAGCAATAGTTTTCAAGCTTTCCAGTATATTTCTAGCATTTTACGTCTTCTCGTTTTAGATTTCAGCaacaaattattatatttttcaagttTTGATGAATTCCTACAATTTTGTAAATTCAAAATCATGTCAGGGGTTTATTTGCATCAATTTCCaatagttttctttattttgacATTGCATTTGTTTTAGGATACTATAACTGACGGTCGAATTTAGAATTCACGTCGCTTAAatatttagaagttagattttatcGTTTTCACACACACTGTGCAttttcgcacctggcacgcctgcaaatcaaatattgtgcaaacacatGGATTTGAAATTCGTAGACTAAATATGTGTTTTTTGCCATACGCTAATGCTATTATGCTGGGATTTTAGGGTGATAGCGATACCGAGGAGGCAAGTGATTATGAGAGCAAGAAGAAGAAACTGGATCAACGGAGACAGCTCCAGCAACTGTTGCGAGCATGTATATTATTACGGGAAACGACAGTGATTCGGATGATTCCAATGGGCAGAAGAGAGTTGGCCGGGTTTCCGAGGGCAAACGGTTCGATGAGATGTCTGGAAAACTCAATATGTAGAAGCTGCGGGGGAGATGTCTTCAGAACCATtctacccgtgagaccgtctcacacaagtttttgcctaccgTAGGACTCTTTTATAGAATATACTCTAGGTCAAATAAATGATATAAATATAGAGAGCTAAGATGGTCGCAATGGGGGTTTTCGCAGATAAGAAAAACGAAGTGCTGAACGGTTTTGAGCAGAAGAATTTGGTGATAAACTCATCACGTTGTTGTGTTGTTGATCTGTGTTGAAGACACTCGGAAAACAACACTCATGTGGAGTGTTGCTTGAAGAGTTCTCGGCGGTATTTGCTTTATGCAACATAATACTTGCATCTAAGATTTTATTGGGTTATTTTAtatgaaatttatttttttgggtTGTCAAGGAATAtagttttgacaaaaacttgtgtgagacggtctcacaagtcatatttgtgagacggatctcttatttgggtcatccataaaaaagtattactttttatactaatagtattactttttgttgtgaatctgggtagggttgaccggcctcacagattaagatccgtgagacggtcttatatgagacccactctataGTTTTTATACGTGTTACTAGTATTGATTTTTGTAAACGATTTACAAGTTTTCTAGTTATTATTTTGTCATGAGGCGTTATAcaattatttatatttgtaCATAATTTAACACGTCTTATTTTGGATATTAAAGTTTATGTgtgatataatatattatactGCATCTTGTGAATAGGTATTAACACCGATAGATAACACTATATAATATGATACATACAATTTATTATTTCTATACTTTTAAGTTAAGAttatgtattttgtgagacggtctgacgaatctttatttgtgagacggctcaactctaccgatattcacaataaaaagtaatactttttcatggatgacccaaagaaatttatctcacaaaatacgattcgtaaaaccgtctcacacaaatgtGTGTTACATCTTTGGTAATATCTCTTCAACTGGAGCTCTTGTATTCCCTACACGTGTAAACTACTTTGTCACCTTCTCTGTATAGTGACAACGTGGTTCGATTCTCCCGCGAGTTTTACCTGCCGAAATCATTGTACCACCTCTTGTCTCCTCTTTCCCCCCTTATTTTTACCAACCCTTACTATAACGATTCCCTTTTCGTTTATctcctttttttattttttgttttttccttTTGTATCTTTGCAAGATGGTTTCCTCTTGTGGGTATCCCACTTTTAGGGCATTTGCCTTTTGCATTTCTTTTGGTTTTGTGTAATTATAGATTTTTATGCCACCATGCAAATGGGTTTTGGTCTTTTGTCGAATACTCCGGTGGGTTAGCCTAAAACTTTTCTTGTTCTGGCCCTTGGcggtatttttcatttttttcccaGTTGTTTCTTCATATTTTGATCCCTCCTTTGTGGGACAACAGAGGAATCCTGTTTTCCAATTTGATCTTTTTCCAAGgttgtttttattttctttttgtttctGTTTAATCTCGATGAATTGATAAAGAGAAATGGGAGAAAAGATTGGATCTTTTCCTATAAATTTGTGTCTCTCTTATTCTTCATGTCTTTGAAGGAATGCGATCGCCAATATATGCTTAAGTTTTATTGTTTTGTAGGATGGGAAGAGTTAAGTTGAAGATACAGAGATTGGAGAATCTGAGCAGCCGGCAAGTTACCTATGGCAAACGGAGAGCTGGAATATTGAAAAAGGCTCAGGAAATTTCAGTGTTGTGCGACATTGATATTATCCTTCTTATGTTTTCTCCTACAGGAAAGCCTTCGATTTTTCGAGGACCACGCAGGTCGATTTAGAGCATTTAGTTTAGTTTGTATTTGTATTGTGCCATGTGATTGAGTCATGAATCTTTTTTTTTGATTCTTGCATTTTTTGGTTGTTGGAATTGGAAATGCTGTCATGTTAGGCTAGTGGTACATGTATCTGTATCCTGATATCCCCTGTCTTGCCCTTATTCTAAGATAgaactatgattttcagtaaaATTGAAAACTTTTTAGTTTGAGATGAACTTTTCTGCTCGCTGGCGCTGGACAATGCTTGTGTGATGAAAGAGAATACCATACGTTAATTGCGGAAATTACTGAATGTGTGTGTCTTACTAGAGTCTGTAAGGTAGACAATAACTGAAGACTAAGGTTTCATAAGAAACCAGTAATTTCATGAAATAGAAGTTAAAATGCAACCCGTGGTTATTCTTGTTTAAGTAAAACTTTTCACATGGACGATTTGGTGCTAAATTCTCGCTATACTTATTGTTTTCGATTTCAGCAACATTGATGAGATGATTGCAAAATATGCTCAGCTTACAACGAAAGAAAGAGCTAAAAGGTAACAGTAATACTAACAGTTGATTTGTTTGTATCATCATCACAACTTATTCCTTTTTCCTCCATCTTTTATGGTCTTTGAAACAGGAGGTTGGAGAGTCTCGAAGTAAGTTCAATTGTTAAATATGAATCGTGTTCTTTAAATTATTCTTCTTTCTGAAAAAAATAATCGAATTTTGGTCctttggattcaatgatagacATTAAAAAGAAATTTCAAGAAGCTCGACCAGGATGTGGATATAGAAGAGTTTCTTGATGCAAGGTGGATATCATATTGGTCAATTATGTTTATTTGCTCTTCTTGTAATCTCTAATCAATCTTACTTTCTTATATTctgttttaattttctttttttcaatttttgcaGTACACCGTCAATCGAGGTAGGTCTCATTTTTTCGTGGATCATCTGTAATTATGAAAATTCGAGCCTACTTGATTGTTGGTCATCCTTAAAATCTTCTCCTGGTGATCTGCTACTGCTAGGAAATGCAAAACCGAGTGAGGATGCTGCGTGATCAGCTTACCCAAGTACATAATAGATTAAGGTAAAAGTTTTTAGCACATcaagtatgatttttaatggAATTTTCGATTAATAGAAGCACACAGGTTCCAGTTTTCGCCAAGGTGCTAGTTTAACGACTATGATGATtaaacaatcaaaatcttttagaaACTCATTCTTTTCCCCTTGTTGATGCTCAGGCTTCTGAAAAATAAAACGTTTTGCTATCTTTATTTCACAGCTACTATCAGAAAATCTTGGGTGGTTGTCATCTAATGcttgaatttctttctttgttgTCTTATATTCATCCATGTAACTATCTTGAACTCGTCGCCGAATTCATTTTAGATATTTTAACTTTTTTATTTGTCCTCAGCTGGTGGACTAATCCAGACAAAATTGAAGACGTTGAACATCTTAATCAGATGGAGAATTCACTAATGGAATCTCTCAATAGGATTCGCATGCAAAAGGTActgcatttgtttctttggttcAGAAAAATGGATGAATTTCGAGAAATTTCATTTTTAGGAATCAGTAAAATAAGCATAATGTTGATTATCAGTATATGATTTCTTTGGATATTCTGCATGAACAATACCCAATTGAAAGAAACTAAAATAACCTATATATAATtctaccttagcaggaaaattttgGGAAGTACCCCCTTGTTCCATTTGATTGCACGAGCCAGGTATAGAATCAATCTACTACTGCAAAGTGTCTAGTtgctgtttttttttctttttccgtTTTTCGTATGTTACATATCTGGATAAAATTTACGCTCTCTTGAAAATTATTAGTTCCTAAATGGGATGCACTTTTCAACGACGGCATCCAGTGAACAGCATTGCCAAACGCAGTCATGGTTTCCAGAGGGTGAGAGTCATATGATGCTATCGAATGAAGCCCATTTCTTGTCTAGTAGGTGAGTGGTTCTCCTCTGATGTGATATCATAAACTATATAGTTTGTTTCGACAAATCTAACGATAAGGATCATATATATTCATTGAGTTGAAACTCGGatgatttgattttttattGTTTCTCTAGTATAATATATAGTTTCTGACGTTTCTATTCAGAGATTTGGAGTGCGCCCAAGATGCGTCCTTCCCATCCTGTTCTAGTTTCTTTGGTGAGGTGAAAGACGACAATCTTGAGAGTTCGAGACAACAGAAAAATGAGGCACAGAATAGTATTACTATCGATGATTATACCAGCTCGGCTCAGTTGAGACTGCCTCTCAGTCAACAATTTCCATATCATCCATTTGGAAGTTTAAGTTTTCCTGATGTCTTGGAGGCTGGGAGGGAGGCGAATTTTCTTCCTAGTGCTATGGATTATCAGCTAAATGGAAATTTCGAACTCCCGAGATCCGTATACAACAGTTTGCAGCATAGTTTAGTTCCTACTGCTGGTTCATGCGCCATTTCTATGCTTAACGAGAACTCTTATCTTCAGGTCAGTCCTTGTCAATATTTAAATCTTCTTTGTGCGAAAAACTTATTTCAAGGTTGGCTTGGATACGTTTATGCCTCAAGTTACATTAGCTGCGAGTTCTTGCAGTCCTGTCTTAATGTTTCTTGCAGTCCAGTCTTAATGTTTTCTATCTAACCTTCATATGTTACTGCTGCAAATCATTGGTATCTCGCAGCCCCCTAATTAGCCTGAAGATTCGGTTAAAAACTGGGCTTTCAAAACTGAAACTACTCGAGAACGATAAAGATCAGCCGTTAAATGATCATGCGCCTACAGCTCGTTCTGGCACAGACAACCTAGGATATTtgctgtctcacaaataaataaGACATCGGTGCACGACTCTTGGCATCATTATATCGGCATTTTGCGTTGATACAGGTTCTGTTTCTGGTTATTAATCGAGATCTTATATAAACTTCACACCCAAAGCCAAGGGTGGATAGAAAAATTtctaaagaaattcttgtaATGACTTATTCTAAATTTTCCACATAAAGATGCGTTTTCTTTAAAGATTGCCGGTGATTCAGTAAACATAAGATTGTCAGTGATTTACtaaaatttatatcaataataattgcCATTACAAATCTCTGTACACTGAAGCTCCCTTTGTTTGCAAGTACAGCACAAATCTCTGCCAATTCCAtgaacatgaaaaacatcatacTTAATTTTCATCTTCAGAAGTAATGAAATCAATTAGAGAATGTCTGGATAATGGTGTTGTGCCATGGGTCCGAAAGGTGCTGCAACAGGTTGTCAAATGGCCCTTTCCCAGTCACATTGTGCTGCACAATGAATCCCAAGAATGCCAACATTGCTAGTCTTCCTGCAAATTCATACACAAGTACATTAAAATCCTGATTCCGCCACTGATGCGAAACGTCACTGATTTGAAACGTTAGAAACACGAACGTAGGAGACAATCAATACCAAACAACTGTAACCATCTTACCATTGGCTATCTCTTTCTCCTTAGCTTCCAAAGAGGGGGAGAAGTTCAAAGGGTTGAAAATGCCTCCAGGATAGCCAACTTCATTGGGAGGCAAGCAGTAGCTCTTAAAGATAGGATCTTGGTTAACACTTCCTGGGTTCTTGATGTCTTGCCACCTTCTGATCTCGACATAGTGAAACAGGATAAACTCGATAACGAAGAGAGTCGATGACGAGGCGAAGTAATCCGCTTTCCCTGCGTCGTACCATTTCGGAACGTTGATGATACCGATGGACGAAAAAACTTCGGGCAACAGCATGCCTGCAACACCGAGCATTGCCCATCGGCTGTTCACAAGCTCAGCCTGGACAAACCACCTCAAGTTCTCCGGGTCTTCTGCTAGTCCTAGTGGATCAAATCCATTGTCACCTGGAAGACTGAGAAAAGAAAACACATAAGAAACAGACTCAGTAGCCTTAAATTTCGACTCGTTTACACACCTGCCGTTAAGGTAGTTGGGAGAAGCCAACCCCGGCAGCCATTGGCCTTTCTTGGCTTCCACTTTGACTGATCTGTAGGATGAAACCGCCGGTTTCACGGAGACTTCCCGGTTCAATTTGCCGGATGATCCCTTGAGGAATCGGCTTTTCGAAGCACATGGCCGAAAACCGGCAACGTAAGCTTGTGTGGTGACAGTGGCCATTTCTCCAAGGTGAATTCTTGAGCCGGAGAAATTGTAGTGAATGGTTTCCTGGGCTACGAATGAATTTTTCGTGTTCGCAATTTGTATGGTTGCTTTTGCTGTCTGATACACTTGTGGCACTGGTTCAAGATTGGCTTTGAACCGTTGGGTCGCTAGATTTTTGGGATCGAACGGGTGTGATTCGATGGGATAGCCAAACGAAATCCTGATCTTATCTTTATCCCATTTGGCAAATCCTCGTATCTCTTTCTTTGCAGCTGTTGGTGTTTTGAGATCATGAGGGACCCTTCCTATCGATTGGTGGTGCTGGGGATTAAAGATGAATCTCTTTTACACCAATCGGCTTTGGACATGTGTCGAGTTCAAAGCTTACGTGGATGATTTATCTCATCTTCGTTTGGATGTTTTTTCGACCCTATCCACATAAATAGTGTCTTAAAATCATTGAAATTTGACACGTGTTAACTCCTCAATAGTTTTGGGACAATACGTGTCAACTTCATGCAACGAAGAGTTTTTTACTCATGTTCATCAATGATTTTGGGACATCGTTCATATGGcccaaaataattttaataattgaatTTGTATACAAAACtagtaataaaatatttttaacttttAACGGGCTTGGATCTTGCTACAAGGCCGAGTTTGAATTCGGTCCAACTTACAAGTCCAACCTGGCAGTCTAAATTGACACTCGAGAAAGGCTTTGGTTCGATTtgaatatttttggattagaattttgaaaattgttCTCAAAAAACTTCTTCAAAATGTATTTTTCTTGAAGTTTCAGACATTATTATAATACTTTGTTTGCTTTcaaaaactaaataaaaatttagaaattatgAAATAAATCTGCTATACACAGATGGAAAGAACGGTATATTGGAAATGAGATGATGTtgattttcaaaaatgaaataataaagCCAATTTTGTAACTCGATGAGAAAAAAGTATTTGAAAAATGTTCACCCCTTATATTCTATACACAAAAACTCTAATGTGTTAAATTTGTAAAACTGATCTCTAACCATGTCcaatacatgaaaaaatatggatCAAATTAACTCATCTCACATAAATAAAACGTGCAAGTTTGATAATAAtcctaataaaaataataatagtaagAAAAAAGTGCAAATTCGATCTCATATTAGAACATTTTATTCGTGATTTTGCTATACTACACCATCAAATCAGTCAGTTTTATTCTTGTATCAATATTTGGAAAACAACAAACTAAAATTacgaaacaaaataaaaaaaattatagattgCAACCGTCAAATTGGAAGGACAAATATAGACCCGAATAAATTGCAGTCTTGACTAGGCATGATTATCGGTTCCATAGAATCAGTTTCGGACCGGTTCCTACCGGTTCTgggtccgatgagttcggaacCGGTCCGAACCGGTTAGGAACCGGTTCCTTATCTGTTCCATCGAATCAGTTTCGGACCGGTTCCTATCGGTTCTgggtccgatgagttcggaacCGGTCTGAACCGGTTAGGAACTGGTAACTTGGAACCAATCCAAACTCAAGATCGGTTCGGCTTTTAATAAATCAGTTCCGGTTCCGGTCGAACCGGTTCCGAAttctaatttattatattttactatataattaaaattagtaATATTAATggacaatttttttattaa is drawn from Primulina eburnea isolate SZY01 chromosome 10, ASM2296580v1, whole genome shotgun sequence and contains these coding sequences:
- the LOC140803262 gene encoding agamous-like MADS-box protein AGL30 isoform X1, which produces MPPCKWVLVFCRILRWVSLKLFLFWPLAVFFIFFPVVSSYFDPSFVGQQRNPVFQFDLFPRMGRVKLKIQRLENLSSRQVTYGKRRAGILKKAQEISVLCDIDIILLMFSPTGKPSIFRGPRSNIDEMIAKYAQLTTKERAKRRLESLETLKRNFKKLDQDVDIEEFLDASTPSIEEMQNRVRMLRDQLTQVHNRLSWWTNPDKIEDVEHLNQMENSLMESLNRIRMQKENFGKYPLVPFDCTSQFLNGMHFSTTASSEQHCQTQSWFPEGESHMMLSNEAHFLSSRDLECAQDASFPSCSSFFGEVKDDNLESSRQQKNEAQNSITIDDYTSSAQLRLPLSQQFPYHPFGSLSFPDVLEAGREANFLPSAMDYQLNGNFELPRSVYNSLQHSLVPTAGSCAISMLNENSYLQPPN
- the LOC140803262 gene encoding agamous-like MADS-box protein AGL30 isoform X2, giving the protein MGEKIGSFPINLMGRVKLKIQRLENLSSRQVTYGKRRAGILKKAQEISVLCDIDIILLMFSPTGKPSIFRGPRSNIDEMIAKYAQLTTKERAKRRLESLETLKRNFKKLDQDVDIEEFLDASTPSIEEMQNRVRMLRDQLTQVHNRLSWWTNPDKIEDVEHLNQMENSLMESLNRIRMQKENFGKYPLVPFDCTSQFLNGMHFSTTASSEQHCQTQSWFPEGESHMMLSNEAHFLSSRDLECAQDASFPSCSSFFGEVKDDNLESSRQQKNEAQNSITIDDYTSSAQLRLPLSQQFPYHPFGSLSFPDVLEAGREANFLPSAMDYQLNGNFELPRSVYNSLQHSLVPTAGSCAISMLNENSYLQPPN
- the LOC140803262 gene encoding agamous-like MADS-box protein AGL30 isoform X3; this encodes MGRVKLKIQRLENLSSRQVTYGKRRAGILKKAQEISVLCDIDIILLMFSPTGKPSIFRGPRSNIDEMIAKYAQLTTKERAKRRLESLETLKRNFKKLDQDVDIEEFLDASTPSIEEMQNRVRMLRDQLTQVHNRLSWWTNPDKIEDVEHLNQMENSLMESLNRIRMQKENFGKYPLVPFDCTSQFLNGMHFSTTASSEQHCQTQSWFPEGESHMMLSNEAHFLSSRDLECAQDASFPSCSSFFGEVKDDNLESSRQQKNEAQNSITIDDYTSSAQLRLPLSQQFPYHPFGSLSFPDVLEAGREANFLPSAMDYQLNGNFELPRSVYNSLQHSLVPTAGSCAISMLNENSYLQPPN
- the LOC140803263 gene encoding chlorophyll a-b binding protein P4, chloroplastic-like; its protein translation is MATVTTQAYVAGFRPCASKSRFLKGSSGKLNREVSVKPAVSSYRSVKVEAKKGQWLPGLASPNYLNGSLPGDNGFDPLGLAEDPENLRWFVQAELVNSRWAMLGVAGMLLPEVFSSIGIINVPKWYDAGKADYFASSSTLFVIEFILFHYVEIRRWQDIKNPGSVNQDPIFKSYCLPPNEVGYPGGIFNPLNFSPSLEAKEKEIANGRLAMLAFLGFIVQHNVTGKGPFDNLLQHLSDPWHNTIIQTFSN